From Carassius auratus strain Wakin chromosome 9, ASM336829v1, whole genome shotgun sequence:
ACTTCCTCAATACACGCACTAGTGAGAAGGCAGAGCTGCAACATCTCAACGACCGTTTCGCCAGCTACATCGAGAAGGTGCGCTTCCTAGAGCAGCAGAACCAAGCCTTGTCTGTGGAGATCGAACGTCTGCGGGGCCGCGAGCCCACGCGCATCGCAGAGATGTACGAGGAGGAGATGAGAGAGCTGCGCAGACAGGTGGATgcactgaccaatcagaggtCCCGCATTGAGATAGAGAGGGACAACCTGGCCGATGACCTGCAGAAACTAAAACAGAGGTGAGACCTTCAAGAATTATTTACGTCTATGCATTCTAAATCACTAAATGTAGACCGAATTGTGTTCATCATCACTAAAGTTTGAGGTAACTGGATGTTGCCATAATTGTTGACCAGACAAAAGCGCTGATCTTCAATATCCAGACAGTATCTCTTACTGGTATTGTGTTGAAGTGATATGGTCTATTTAATTTATGGAGCATCCATGGAacttttccattccacaaaaggttctatagattatgttcttcacactaagaaagaaAAGAACGATTCTTTTAAGAACGGTTCAGTGagaggttctttggggaaccaaaaatggttcttctattgcattgccacaaaaaaaactaaaaacatttagcATCTTTATTTTTAGTTGTGAATGTAGGTCCTAGAAGAAGTCAGATAGTCATGATGGTGCTCGTAACGTATGTCATTAATTGGGGAAAGACATGAAAAAGTGCATTAGACATCTGCAATTCTTAACTGCTAAACTTCTCCCCAACATTCtacaacaatataattagaatGCATTCATGTTCTCCAACAATGAAATCATGGCCAGATTTCTAGAACTCAAGCACTTGACATGAAACAGAGACCACAGGAAAGACAGAGGTCAGGACCACCTCAGAGGTAAAGACAACATTAATGCAAGAATGCTTATGACAGGGTATACAGTAACAAGTAGTAACCACTGGTGTAACTCATGTCTGTGTATGATGTTGGAAAGACTAAGAGTGTTATTCCTGTTTGCAAAAGAACCCAGAGTCACATTACACATTGCTCAGATTAGACTGCTATTATTAGCCTCTTCAATATACCCCCCAGCACTGCAGAGAATGTATGTTCTTAAAAATAACCCTTATCTcacttagtgtgtgtgtgtgtgtgtgtgtgtgtgagtgagtacaTTGCACTCAAGGGACCCGCAACCACCCCACGTTAAAAGCTTACCAACAGCaagttttattcaaatatattgttCAAAGTGAACCTGATGGTTCAAATTATATAACACAACACATTTTATGACTTGCAGCTATAGCTATAAGTTATTGCTACCCAgcactgtatgaaaaaaaaaactaaaatactttattagtattttaGCTCTCCATTTCATTTTGGAGCCCACAGGGCTTAAAAAATCTGTATGATTTATACCACAACTACTTTCATCTCTATGATGAAAATCTCAGATGCCATCCGACGGCCAACAATTGCATTCATGAAACCTGATATGTGCCACATTAACAACATGCCACTTTCAAAAGACTCAGGGATGTTTATATTAAACCTGAGCCTTGTGTGGCTCCAAGCAGTATGTGAGAATATAAAGTTCTGTCTTGATGTCTGTGCATGAAGGAACGACAACTTCTCTCAGTATATCTCAAATATGGAGAACACCCAGGACAACTTGGCCAATAGAACAGGCTCTATTTCTGCCCATGTAGAAATTTTAATATAACAAAGACCATCTTGTTTAGACCGTAAAGTCTTAATAGAGCACTTTAATAAGTATGTTAAGTCAAATGATTACTTCAAAATTATTTGAAGACTCTAATATCTCTTTCTTCCACAGACTTCAAGAGGAGATCCACCAGAAAGAGGAAGCTGAGAACAACCTCTCTGCTTTTAGAGCTGTATGTTCTTGACATCACCTTTAGTGTTTGGCTAATATTTAAGAAGGTTTCTTGGGGTGAAACATATAACACAAGACCAAAACTTAAGCTTCCTGTTGTACTCCTGCTTTATGTAGGATGTAGATGCTGCCACTCTGGCCAGGCTGGACCTGGAAAGACGTATTGAGGGTCTTCATGAAGAGATTGCATTCCTCAAAAAGATCCATGAGGAGGTTTGTATACATCTACAATTACATTTCTCAACATCTTCCAAAACTATACGTGACTAACTGTTCATCTCTTTCACTGTCTCTGTCTGCAACCTCCCCCACTCTCGTACCCAGCATACAACACGTACACTGACCTTTTACTCACGAGGCTTTGAAGTCAAGTTCTTTAAATGCCCTCTCTGCTTTTTATTTGACAAGCATGGATAAAATGGTCACATGTGTGTCTGTTTGCGTGTCAGCTGCACACTGACAGTGAGGGGGCAGTGTGAAGCTGTGGAACAGATGCATCCCTATAATTAAACAGAGACAGATTTTCTGAGACGCAGCTGTGAGAAGGGCGGTGGATAAAGAAAAAGGTCTTACAAGGCCACAGAGTCCTACAATTACACATAGCTAGCAAAGATTACagctaaactcttaaaaataaatgctccAAAGGGTGTTTTCACAGCAATGCAGTTGTTGAACCATTTTGGGAACCTTTCAGCCAtgagttcttaaaagaaccaacattttaataatctaaagaacactTTTACACTATACCTTTTGTGAAGTTGAAAGGTTCcattgatgttaaaggttcttcatggaaccatcaatgccaatgctttatttttaaaagtatgagTTTTATACACTTAACATTCAACATCTGAGATTCCCTTGGAAAAGTTACATTAATTTTCCCCTTTAGTCTCAACAATGACATTGACTTGTTTCATACACCCATCAAGCCTCAACTTGTCAAGTGAAATGACAATACATAAGCATGCTCTGAAGCcatgtctctctctctacctTTTCTTTTAGGAGATCCGGGAGCTGCAAAACCAGATGCAGGAGAGTCAGGTGCAGATCCAAATGGACATGTCCAAACCAGACCTGACTGCCGCCCTCAGGGACATCCGCATGCAGTACGAGGCTATCGCTGCCAAGAATATCGGAGAAGCTGAGGAATGGTACAAGTCTAAGGTCTGTATCAGAGGACAAGCACACAAAGGCTATACTGAGATCTGTGTATCTAGACTGAAAGTCGCCAGGTGTTTGagattaaacattttgttttcacCAACAGGTGTCAGATCTGAACCAGGCGGTAAATAAGAATAATGATGCTCTCAGACAGGCCAAGCTGGAGACCATGGAGTTCCGTCACCAGCTCCAGTCCTACACTTGTGAGATCGACTCTCTCAAGGGCACCGTAAGTCCTTAAAGATTCTGTGCATGCAGGGCTCTAAGCCGAGTTATTATTTCCCAGCCAAAACAAGTATTAGCTGAGCCTCAGCACACCTGAATCCATCTTATTACCAATTATGAAGTCTTTAGTATGTTTCCCCAGGTGCTCAATGAACAAATTTGATTCAGCAAAGCGCTAGTAATAACACACAGTAGCTCAAGAAATATCTCCTGGAACTCATCCGCAGTTTTTATTAATACTCCACTAAAGAATGAATAAATTCTTCCCTCTGTACATCAGTTTCACCCTACGTCTTTTATTTACTTCTCGCTTTCTCCATCTTTTTGTCATTCCTTCTGCAGAATGAGTCTTTGATGAGGCAAATGAGGGAGATGGAGGAGAGGACGGGTCGTGAGGCCGGTGGTTTTCAGGACACCATTGCCCGCCTTGAGGCTGACATCGCAAAAATGAAGGATGAGATGGCTCGCCATCTCCGAGAGTACCAGGATCTGCTGAATGTTAAGATGGCACTTGATGTGGAGATTGCCACCTACAGGAAGCTTCTGGAAGGAGAGGAGAGCAGGTAAGAGATAGAAAGTATTTACACACACTTAAATTGCTAATTGCTCCCTTAACTGATGTCACAAAGCtttatttaatgtgatttttattgtttttcgtATTTTTAGGATCACGATGCCTGTGCAGTCCTTCTCTACCTTGAGTTTCAGAGGTGGGTTCTTCACAAGAAAAACTACATTTAcacttcttaaagggacagttcacctacaAAAATTACAGTTTCGTCTATAGTTCTAAATATATGACAcatatatgatttattttgtgcaatagtttttgtccatacaatgaaagtcattggGGTTTTGAAACAATGTTGCAAACCACTGACTCATCTTAATAACAGTAGAAAGTAGAAAGGTTTGAACCAAcatgaaggttaaaaaaaaatgaaacaattatagcctgaatgcactgttggtcacttttgataaaagtgtctgctaaatgcataaatgttaaatggTTGAATAGAGATTTTTGACCAAGGCTTCACAAGGGgggatatttttttaatatcctgACCTCTCTTCCTGCTTTGTTGTGTTTGAGCACCTCAGCTTATTTTGATATCAATAATGCAGTATGTATGTGTTTACAATGTGCGGGTGAGTTTAATGATGCCGTGGTTGTGAATTGTTGCCATAGAGACAAGCCCAGAGCAGCACCACCAGCAACAACAGCGTGCATCTGAAGTCCACTCCAAGAAAACAGTTCTGATCAAGACTATTGAGACCCGAGATGGAGAggtaacaaacacacaaacaaacactcgcTAACAGGCCAGTAATTGCTTGATATTGTAATTTATGGATTTTACAGGCTGTCTAACCTCATATTCGtgttatacacaaacacacacacacgtaggcTATAGTATATGCGTGCatttaataattatcattaaaataatttttttgttttactctaGACTAGGACAAGCGAGGGCATGAGTGCCCTCAGTGCTCAGTGTGTAAGTTTAGCCATGACTCAACTCTCTTTTTCCAAAAAAAGTCATGTTCCCTATTAACCGGCACTGGATTTC
This genomic window contains:
- the LOC113108885 gene encoding desmin-like, which encodes MSKSYSASAETASSYRRTFGSGLGSSIFSGHGGSSGSSRMSSKVYEVKSSSSPIFSSQRASRASFGGGSMVRSYAGLGEKLDFNLADAVNQDFLNTRTSEKAELQHLNDRFASYIEKVRFLEQQNQALSVEIERLRGREPTRIAEMYEEEMRELRRQVDALTNQRSRIEIERDNLADDLQKLKQRLQEEIHQKEEAENNLSAFRADVDAATLARLDLERRIEGLHEEIAFLKKIHEEEIRELQNQMQESQVQIQMDMSKPDLTAALRDIRMQYEAIAAKNIGEAEEWYKSKVSDLNQAVNKNNDALRQAKLETMEFRHQLQSYTCEIDSLKGTNESLMRQMREMEERTGREAGGFQDTIARLEADIAKMKDEMARHLREYQDLLNVKMALDVEIATYRKLLEGEESRITMPVQSFSTLSFRETSPEQHHQQQQRASEVHSKKTVLIKTIETRDGEVVSESTQHQQDIM